The nucleotide window aaataagCCCGCCGTAGTTATTTATACTCTTCTTTGATTGGGTCTGCTCAATTCTATTGAAGTTATAACAAAATTCAATACTATGTCAACCTCGTATTTAATAATGTGTTTTTGAATTTCGTTGCTGTTATCTCGGTAGGGGTTTAGACAGAATGATCTGCGCTGTTGCCATTGTTACATTTGACTAGTGACCTAGTAGTGTATCTTTGTACAATAAGTGATAAGTCGATGTTGCGCAGGTGAACTACCGCGCGCTGTGCAACGCGCTGTCGATCCTGTACGCCACAGCCAGCGCGCAGCCCTGCTGACCTGCCCACTCATCCCAGCATTCCCCACCAAATAAATACCACTAAATGTTCTCAAACttgttttattcataacatTATACAAATAGAGTTACACTTTACAAAAGCATTTTTAGAGTGTTACACCAAAACAATACCAATTTAATCTACGAAAagcaaatgtttataaaatatttgaatagttTAAAATTCAATCCTGTTTAGAGGGGTTTATTTTCGTCATGATTTTTACTAAGCTGCAGTGCTGATATGATGTCCCATTCAGTTGTAGAAACCACGTCAGTTGTAATTTAAGACTAATGCGATGCAGAATCGATAAGACCATTAGTTTATACAGCGTCAGTAGAAGGAGTGCCAGTTGAAGGAGCATCAGTAGACGGACGGTCAGTTGAAGGAGCATCAGTAGACGGACGGTCAGTTGAAGGAGCATCAGTAGACGGACGGTCAGTTGAAGGAGCATCAGTAGACGGACGGTCAGTTGAAGGAGCATCAGTAGACGGAGGGACACTTGAAGGAGCATCAGTAGAAGCAGTGCCAGTAAAAGGGGCGTCGGTAGGAGCGCCAGTTGAAAGCGCGTCGGTAGCCGGAGGGACACTTGAAGGAGCATCAGTAGAAGGAACAGGTGTTGTTGCGTTGTGGCAAGGCCGTGGGCGTGGTGGCGGCGTCGCCGTGCAGTTGACGTTGTTGGGCCAGTCGCACACCTGCAGCTCGGGGTTGAAGTGCAGGCCTAAGGGGCAGCGGCGGCAGGCGGGGCGCAGCACGGCGCTGCAGTAGTAGAACAGGCGGCAGTCGTGCGGGTGCGGCGCGAGCGCGGCCGTGCCGTTGACTTGCGCGCACGCCGCCCAGCCGGCCGCGCGGTCTGCGCAGCCACGTGGAGGTCTCCGGTTCCAGCCATCTCGTATCCTACAGATAttagcattattttttggaactGATTCCACAATGCAGGGTAGTTTTCTAAAAATACAGTGACAAGACGGGTATCAACTTCACACCTGTAGTTACAGTGCATAAACATGGCATAAACTAATACCTAATTGACGAAGCAAAGCAAATTGACCAACAGCTCGTGGGAACTATTGCCATATCTGGAtcaaatatctatactaatattataaagctgaagagtttgtttgtttgcttgaacgcgctaatctcaggaactactggtcggatttgaaaaattctttcagtgttagatagcccatttatcgaggaaggcaatAGGCTactataggtactttttatccgggttcgtgcaaaAGTTCCCACGGAATgggggtgaaaccgctggcagaaactagtaccctatattactcgggaaaagtggAGACTTCcattactgaaataattttccaaatcggttcagtagtttcggagcctttgttTTACAAACATACATGCCCACTCGTATTTACATTACTTCATACACCTGCAACTAATCGTGGGAAGGtatacctacagtttaaaactaataaagtgcatcaaaaaattggtcctcatcaCTGTCACtcggtaatgtacccaaaagtcCGTGCTGTGATGATGTGAGGGCAGCATCGCTATGCTGAATGGT belongs to Helicoverpa zea isolate HzStark_Cry1AcR chromosome 11, ilHelZeax1.1, whole genome shotgun sequence and includes:
- the LOC124634615 gene encoding salivary glue protein Sgs-3, with the translated sequence MVRHSAASTINMFKLLVLSYLVATVLAGPFHLPPWIRDGWNRRPPRGCADRAAGWAACAQVNGTAALAPHPHDCRLFYYCSAVLRPACRRCPLGLHFNPELQVCDWPNNVNCTATPPPRPRPCHNATTPVPSTDAPSSVPPATDALSTGAPTDAPFTGTASTDAPSSVPPSTDAPSTDRPSTDAPSTDRPSTDAPSTDRPSTDAPSTDRPSTDAPSTGTPSTDAV